The window CAGACCGGCCAGAACCTCGGTCCGGAACACCTTCGGCGACAACCACGACGGGCGGGACAGACGCGGCCGGAACACCGCAGGGGAGAACGCAGACATACAGCCTTTTCCGATCAGGGCGCGCGGCAGCGCGCAGGGTCTCGTGTCGGGATTCGCGGACCAGCACCGATCCCGGTGATCGTGACGGCACGATCCGTCACACCCACGATGACCCGAGAAGATGACCTGGTTGTTTCCGGGCGCCGTCGCCTCGGAAACCATCCCCCACCACGCTGGTCAACCAGCACTGGCAGCAGGGAGGAATCTACCGTCACGGGAGGGTATGAACTACGCAGAGTGGCAATCGTCACCATTCGCGCATGGTGAACTGCCAGCCCGGTGGTGGGTGGTAGTAGCGGCGGGGCCGCGACTCCGCGCTGAGCGGACCAGGGCAGCGATATCCTTGTCGGATCACATTCGTGGCGGCAACGGAGGAGGCGGGCCTGCGGCGATGAGTTCCCGTGAGCTGATGCAGATCGGCGAGGTAGCGGAGCGGACCGGGCTGAGCCTGCGAACCATCCGCTACTACGAAGAGGTGGGCATCGTCGAGCCGTCCGCGCGCAGCCAGGGCGGATTCCGGCTGTACACCGATGACGACGTGGACCGGCTACAGGTCGTCAAACGGATGAAGCCACTGGAGTTCACCCTCGAACAGACCCGCGAGCTACTGGGCATCCTCGACCGGCTAGCGGATCACGGTGACCAGCCGGATGAGGTGGACCGGGCCGTTCTGCTCACCAAGCTACGGGAGTACCACACGGCGGCACAGGCGCGGGCCGCGGCACTGAAGGCGCAACTGGCCACCATCAGGGAACTCAGCGCCGACCTGTCGACCCACCTCGACGCGCTCGACACGGTCCCGGTCCGCCCACGCACGAGCGGCGCCACTACGAGCTGACCGACCCCACCGCAACTCGGCTCTTACGTTAGGGTCGAAAGATCAGTGCTGCGGGGCGGTCGTCCGGAGGTTCGCCAACATGTCGGGAGTCACCCAGACTCTTCAACCGGTCCTGGCCGAAGCGGCGCGGCGGCGTACCTTCGCGGTGATCTCGCATCCGGACGCG is drawn from Micromonospora sp. Llam0 and contains these coding sequences:
- a CDS encoding MerR family transcriptional regulator; this translates as MSSRELMQIGEVAERTGLSLRTIRYYEEVGIVEPSARSQGGFRLYTDDDVDRLQVVKRMKPLEFTLEQTRELLGILDRLADHGDQPDEVDRAVLLTKLREYHTAAQARAAALKAQLATIRELSADLSTHLDALDTVPVRPRTSGATTS